In one Myripristis murdjan chromosome 5, fMyrMur1.1, whole genome shotgun sequence genomic region, the following are encoded:
- the LOC115359236 gene encoding calglandulin codes for MSRSHKLNLMLVNTLSLASKLTQEQITEYKGVFEMFDEEGNGDVKTQELERLMSLMGINPTKRELSQMAKDVDKDGKGTFNCDSFLGLMALYHERTKNQDAELRAAFKVFDKEAKGYIEWNTLKYVLMNAGEPLNEIEAEQMMKEADKDGDGTIDYEEFVAMMTGDSFKMSG; via the exons ATGTCGAGGTCACACAAATTAAATCTGATGCTGGTTAACACATTGAGTTTG GCCAGCAAGCTCACACAAGAGCAGATCACCGAGTACAAAGGGGTTTTTGAGATGTTCGATGAGGAGGGAAATGGAGATGTGAAGACACAGGAACTGGAGAGACTGATGAGTTTAATGGGAATCAATCCCACAAAGAGAGAGCTCAGCCAGATGGCCAAAGATGTGGACAAAGATG GTAAAGGCACATTTAACTGTGACAGCTTCTTGGGTCTAATGGCGCTCTACCACGAACGAACAAAAAACCAGGATGCTGAACTCCGAGCTGCTTTTAAAGTGTTTGACAAAGAGGCCAAAGGATATATTGAGTGGAACACGCTGAA ATATGTACTGATGAATGCAGGAGAGCCACTTAATGAAATCGAGGCAGAGCAGATGATGAAGGAGGCAGATAAAGATGGAGATGGAACCATCGATTATGAAG AATTTGTGGCCATGATGACTGGTGATTCATTCAAAATGAGCGGATGA
- the c5h3orf18 gene encoding uncharacterized protein C3orf18 homolog has product MALTTAKTTASFLSTTATTATTIPFLSTSTTARDNITSRTTLMTVTITTNETSFNATKFPEVVVEGSGMGMVLLPFGIITVIGLAVAIMLYIRKRKRLEKLRHQLMPMYNFDPAEEQDDLLEQELLDHGRDGSLTGPNAKTLTTSQGTTQRPSRLVFTDVANALNA; this is encoded by the exons ATGGCTTTGACTACAGCTAAGACAACTGCGAGCTTTCTCTCCACAACTGCCACAACTGCCACCACAATCCCTTTCCTCTCAACAAGCACAACCGCCAGGGACAATATCACCTCCAGAACAACACTAATGACTGTTACCATCACAACAAATGAGACCAGTTTCAATGCCACCAAGTTTCCAGAGGTGGTAGTCGAGGGCTCAGGGATGGGAATGGTGCTGCTACCCTTCGGCATCATCACGGTTATTGGCCTGGCAGTTGCAATT ATGCTGTACATTCGGAAACGGAAGCG GTTGGAGAAGCTGAGGCACCAGCTCATGCCCATGTACAACTTTGACCCGGCGGAAGAACAGGATGACCTGCTGGAACAGGAACTGCTGGACCACGGCCGGGATGGCAGCCTCACGGGCCCCAACGCCAAG ACTCTCACAACCTCCCAGGGGACGACGCAGAGGCCCAGTCGTCTGGTCTTCACAGATGTAGCCAATGCTCTCAATGCTTAA